One genomic segment of Penaeus chinensis breed Huanghai No. 1 chromosome 24, ASM1920278v2, whole genome shotgun sequence includes these proteins:
- the LOC125038223 gene encoding p53 and DNA damage-regulated protein 1-like isoform X2, whose product MAASPERIQQQLEEVEAAAEDVISDRQEIVTLDRRRNTNREALRQLKTNKLACQSTGNKSWICVGNMFLKLPNTVVVDCIEKEQKQLDTEINNLRNGLRSKVNHLNDLEAKQKTVGTNLKPLSQDEWKAVKQVLGR is encoded by the exons ATGGCAGCGTCTCCAGAACGTATCCAGCAACAGTTAGAAGAAGTAGAAGCTGCAGCAGAGGATGTCATATCAGATCGACAGGAAATTGTTACGCTTGATCGTCGACGTAATACTAACCGTGAAGCTCTGCGACAATTGAAAACCAACAAGTTAGCCTGTCAGTCCACAGGCAACAAGAGTTGGATTTGTGTTGGGAATATGTTTTTGAAGCTCCCAAATACAGTTGTTGTAGACTGCATTGAAAAGG AACAAAAGCAGTTGGATACCGAAATCAACAATCTTCGCAATGGTCTGAGAAGTAAAGTGAACCACTTAAATGACTTGGAGGCAAAGCAGAAAACAGTTGGAACGAACCTCAAGCCCTTATCGCAAGATGAATGGAAAGCCGTAAAGCAAGTTCTTGGTAGATAA
- the LOC125038223 gene encoding G patch domain and ankyrin repeat-containing protein 1 homolog isoform X1, with protein MDSGDLPHPNWKVLATAHLKWKVFVQAKPETQSESKEEKRIDKSYISGEDAKKFYEGLLHEDAVASTSRNPGSSHTDFSEVECSSEDEEVNAEAKKCCPKSLHKAMKHAQNNEEENLRQMLDNGLSVNAKDEFGWSLLMVAACGGAKAVVRTLLERKARTGTRDSKGNTAIYLAMLRGHQGIVDMLIKANKRKDEDSGSNKDIVSSSSNIIEKFYCDICKITVETSTRLQHETSIVHQFNVGAGSNKTVYGIPASNKGFQILVNQGWDTEKGLGPDNSGAKFPVKTALKNDRKGIGAAVNKTSLRVTHFGPGDASAVQRCHTSNERIERQRTISRRERNRLRMKEKRREIEIRRALSEPDY; from the coding sequence ATGGACAGTGGAGATCTCCCTCATCCAAACTGGAAGGTTTTAGCAACAGCACATCTGAAATGGAAAGTCTTTGTCCAAGCAAAACCTGAAACCCAGTCTGAGTCTAAAGAAGAAAAACGTATTGATAAAAGTTATATTAGTGGAGAGGATGCTAAAAAGTTCTATGAAGGCTTACTACATGAAGATGCAGTTGCAAGCACAAGTAGAAATCCTGGTTCATCTCATACAGATTTCTCAGAAGTAGAATGTAGCTCTGAAGATGAGGAGGTAAACGCAGAGGCTAAAAAGTGCTGTCCCAAAAGCTTACACAAAGCAATGAAGCATGCCCagaataacgaagaagaaaatttACGACAGATGTTGGACAACGGCCTCAGTGTGAATGCAAAAGATGAGTTTGGATGGTCATTACTTATGGTTGCTGCTTGTGGTGGTGCTAAAGCTGTTGTGAGAACTTTATTGGAAAGAAAAGCTAGAACTGGTACAAGAGATTCTAAAGGAAATACTGCAATCTACCTAGCAATGCTGAGGGGTCACCAGGGCATTGTGGATATGTTAATAAAAGCTaataagagaaaagatgaggattctggtagtaataaagatattgtTTCCAGTTCAAGTAACATAATAGAAAAATTTTATTGTGATATATGCAAAATAACAGTTGAAACTAGTACACGTCTTCAGCATGAAACATCAATTGTTCACCAGTTCAATGTTGGTGCAGGAAGTAATAAGACAGTTTATGGAATTCCAGCAAGTAATAAAGGTTTTCAGATCCTTGTAAACCAAGGCTGGGACACAGAAAAAGGTCTTGGTCCTGATAATTCTGGAGCCAAATTTCCAGTCAAAACAGCATTGAAGAATGATCGTAAAGGAATAGGAGCTGCTGTTAATAAAACTTCCCTAAGAGTTACACATTTTGGTCCTGGTGATGCAAGTGCAGTTCAGCGATGTCACACTAGTAATGAAAGGATTGAAAGGCAGAGAACAAttagtagaagagaaagaaatcggctgagaatgaaagaaaaaagaagagagatagagataagaagagCATTGAGTGAACCTGATTATTAA